A genomic region of Luteibacter aegosomatissinici contains the following coding sequences:
- the fabZ gene encoding 3-hydroxyacyl-ACP dehydratase FabZ: MTELKAAVTLPVDVEQIQRLLPHRYPFLLVDRVIAIDPGKTITAVKNVTINEPFFQGHFPGHPVMPGVLIVEAMAQTAGLLTQITSQVDGAAGSPLFYLVKVDNARFSAVVAPGDQLVMEVSLKRLIRGMGLFEATARVDGKVVACCELMCAARSDK; the protein is encoded by the coding sequence ATGACCGAATTGAAAGCTGCCGTGACGCTCCCGGTGGATGTCGAACAGATCCAGCGGCTGCTCCCGCACCGCTATCCGTTCCTGCTGGTGGATCGCGTCATCGCGATCGACCCGGGTAAGACGATCACGGCGGTCAAGAACGTCACGATCAACGAGCCCTTCTTCCAGGGTCATTTCCCCGGCCACCCGGTGATGCCGGGCGTGCTTATCGTCGAAGCCATGGCGCAGACCGCCGGGTTGCTGACCCAGATCACCAGCCAGGTGGATGGCGCGGCCGGCAGCCCGCTGTTCTATCTGGTGAAAGTGGACAACGCCCGCTTCTCGGCCGTCGTCGCGCCGGGCGATCAGCTCGTCATGGAGGTGTCGCTCAAGCGCCTTATCCGCGGCATGGGCCTGTTCGAGGCCACCGCACGGGTCGATGGCAAGGTCGTCGCCTGCTGCGAACTGATGTGCGCCGCGAGGAGCGACAAATGA
- the lpxA gene encoding acyl-ACP--UDP-N-acetylglucosamine O-acyltransferase codes for MIHPTAQIDPSARIADNVSIGAYSIIGADVVIGEGTSIGPHVVIEGPTVIGRDNRILQFASIGGPPQDKKWQGERTEVVIGDRNLIREFVTINRGTGDGGGVTRVGNDNWLLAYVHIAHDCQVGNNVVFSNYSALAGHAEIGDWTIMSGYSGVHQFCKVGAHAFIGMGCLVGSDVPPFVMMANETRGRPRGINSEGLKRRGFDTTRIAAIKRAYRTLYMAGLPLAEAREQLVTQAETSEDVRQMLDFLDRSERSLAR; via the coding sequence ATGATCCACCCGACCGCGCAGATCGATCCTTCCGCGCGGATCGCGGATAACGTCAGCATCGGTGCGTACAGCATCATCGGCGCCGACGTGGTCATCGGCGAAGGTACAAGCATCGGCCCGCATGTGGTGATCGAAGGCCCCACGGTCATTGGCCGCGATAACCGCATCCTGCAGTTCGCGTCCATCGGTGGGCCGCCGCAGGACAAGAAATGGCAGGGTGAGCGCACGGAAGTCGTCATCGGCGACCGTAACCTCATTCGCGAATTCGTCACCATCAATCGCGGAACCGGCGATGGCGGTGGCGTCACGCGCGTGGGTAACGACAACTGGCTGCTGGCTTACGTGCACATCGCGCACGATTGCCAGGTGGGCAACAACGTCGTGTTCTCCAACTACTCCGCCCTGGCGGGCCATGCCGAGATCGGCGACTGGACCATCATGTCGGGGTATTCCGGCGTGCACCAGTTCTGCAAGGTCGGCGCACACGCGTTCATCGGCATGGGTTGCCTGGTCGGTTCCGATGTACCGCCCTTCGTGATGATGGCGAACGAAACGCGCGGCCGCCCACGCGGCATCAATAGCGAAGGCCTCAAGCGCCGCGGTTTCGATACCACGCGCATCGCCGCCATCAAGCGCGCTTACCGCACGCTGTACATGGCAGGGTTGCCGCTGGCCGAGGCCCGCGAGCAGCTGGTCACGCAAGCTGAAACCAGCGAAGACGTGCGCCAGATGCTCGATTTCCTGGATCGCAGCGAGCGCTCGCTCGCCCGGTGA
- the lpxB gene encoding lipid-A-disaccharide synthase, with protein sequence MAVANAPLIALVAGEDSGDQLGADLLDALRARYPAARFVGIGGRRMMARGFESWFDIRELSVMGFAEVVKHLPRLLRLRKALVRRLLDERPDVTIGIDAPDFNLGVERKLKAAGLRTVHYVSPSVWAWREKRAEKIGQSADRVLCLFPMEPPIYAKHGVDARFVGHPLADTFPMVSDRAGARDALGIPHGVPVLAVLPGSRPSEIERIGAIFVEAARRVSVAMPNLQIVVPAANERVHARLGELLSGFPGTPPLLIDGHSHQAMLAADVVLLASGTATLEAMLAKRPMVVGYRVSPTSYRIAKALRMLKTDVYSLPNILGRACGLGRTLLVPEFMQDDCTPANLADATLAMLGDSDRRGAIVAAFEFLHQELRGGLERAADHAADAVGDFVNAPAMPATSAAP encoded by the coding sequence ATGGCCGTGGCAAACGCACCGCTCATCGCACTGGTCGCCGGCGAGGATTCCGGCGACCAGCTCGGCGCCGACCTGCTCGATGCGCTGCGTGCCCGTTACCCCGCCGCGCGCTTCGTCGGCATTGGCGGCCGCCGCATGATGGCCCGCGGTTTCGAATCCTGGTTCGATATCCGCGAGCTTTCGGTCATGGGCTTCGCCGAGGTGGTGAAACACCTGCCGCGCCTGCTCAGGCTGCGCAAGGCACTGGTTCGCCGCCTTCTCGATGAGCGCCCCGATGTCACGATCGGCATCGATGCCCCGGACTTCAACCTGGGCGTGGAGCGTAAGCTGAAGGCGGCGGGCCTGCGGACGGTTCACTACGTAAGCCCATCGGTCTGGGCATGGCGTGAAAAGCGCGCGGAGAAGATTGGCCAGTCGGCCGACCGGGTGCTTTGCCTGTTCCCGATGGAACCGCCGATCTATGCGAAACATGGCGTGGATGCCCGCTTCGTCGGCCACCCGCTCGCCGATACCTTTCCCATGGTGTCCGATCGTGCCGGTGCGCGCGATGCGCTGGGTATCCCGCATGGGGTCCCCGTGCTCGCGGTGCTCCCCGGCAGCCGGCCCAGCGAGATTGAGCGCATCGGGGCCATCTTCGTCGAGGCTGCCCGCCGCGTGAGCGTGGCCATGCCCAACCTGCAGATCGTGGTTCCCGCGGCGAACGAGCGCGTGCATGCACGCCTGGGCGAGCTGCTATCGGGTTTTCCCGGCACGCCCCCCCTGCTGATCGACGGCCACTCCCATCAGGCCATGCTGGCCGCCGATGTCGTCCTGCTCGCGTCAGGCACGGCCACGCTCGAGGCCATGCTGGCCAAGCGGCCCATGGTGGTCGGGTATCGGGTGTCACCGACCAGCTACCGCATCGCCAAGGCATTGCGCATGCTGAAGACCGATGTCTATAGCCTGCCGAACATACTGGGCCGCGCCTGCGGCCTCGGCCGTACGTTGCTCGTCCCTGAATTCATGCAGGATGACTGCACGCCGGCCAACCTGGCTGACGCCACGCTGGCCATGCTGGGCGATAGCGATCGCCGTGGTGCCATCGTCGCCGCGTTCGAGTTCCTTCACCAGGAGCTGCGCGGCGGGCTGGAGCGCGCGGCCGACCATGCCGCGGATGCCGTGGGCGATTTCGTGAACGCGCCCGCCATGCCTGCCACAAGCGCAGCGCCGTAG
- the rnhB gene encoding ribonuclease HII gives MPRRLNITRQLSPDLVVAGVDEAGRGPLAGPVVVAAVILDPARAIRGLNDSKQLDEGTREKLYARIVERALAYSVIFVEREEIDAINIFQATMAGMTRALMGLSLAPTMALVDGNRLPRTLPCTAQAVIGGDATEPAISAASILAKVSRDRHMKALDQVHPGYGFARHKGYGVPEHLDALERLGPCDAHRRSFAPVKRWFMPDGLGEPIADLFPAAT, from the coding sequence ATGCCACGCAGGCTGAACATCACGCGCCAATTGAGTCCCGACCTCGTCGTAGCCGGCGTGGACGAGGCAGGGCGCGGCCCGCTGGCGGGTCCCGTCGTCGTGGCGGCGGTCATCCTCGATCCAGCGCGGGCCATCCGCGGCCTGAACGACTCCAAGCAACTGGATGAAGGCACGCGCGAGAAGCTTTACGCGCGCATCGTGGAGCGCGCGCTGGCGTACAGCGTGATCTTCGTCGAGCGCGAGGAGATCGACGCCATCAACATCTTCCAGGCCACGATGGCGGGCATGACCCGGGCGCTGATGGGCTTGTCACTCGCGCCCACCATGGCCCTGGTGGACGGCAACCGCCTCCCGCGCACCCTCCCCTGCACCGCCCAGGCCGTTATCGGTGGTGACGCCACGGAACCCGCCATCAGTGCCGCCTCGATATTGGCCAAGGTCAGCCGCGACCGCCATATGAAGGCGCTGGACCAGGTGCATCCCGGTTATGGGTTTGCCAGGCACAAGGGCTATGGCGTGCCCGAACACCTGGACGCCCTGGAACGCCTGGGCCCCTGCGATGCCCACCGCCGCAGTTTTGCGCCGGTCAAGCGCTGGTTCATGCCGGACGGCCTGGGCGAGCCCATCGCCGACCTTTTCCCGGCAGCAACCTGA
- a CDS encoding molybdopterin molybdotransferase MoeA, with the protein MALLPLGEAFARYKESLSPLGTQRVPVELALGAVLAESPRARIALPRFTQSALDGYAVRSRDGERPRTLVGTAAAGELASAAVGPGQAVRILTGGMLPEGADSVARQEIVDRDGEEIALREPVRAGEGVRYEGEELVEGTVIAHTGQRVNAGILAALAMAGVDSVEVHRRPRVAVLVTGDEVVRAGEDLLPAKIYDANGPLLRAWFVEHGYGEPVVAYVRDDEAALEEAMSAALDSADLVVTSGGVSVGDRDFVPLVADRLGVRKVFWKVAQKPGKPLWFGVREGRALLGMPGNPAAVLVCLAVHARAVLGHLEGETTAQPEWRHGVLDGAVEADGERDRLVRMRLDMSDAVARLALLPRQDSHMLSNLASAHALVWLPSRETSFQPGDKVAWLAL; encoded by the coding sequence ATGGCGCTGCTTCCCCTCGGCGAGGCATTTGCCCGATACAAGGAATCGCTGTCACCGCTAGGCACGCAGCGCGTGCCCGTCGAACTTGCCCTTGGCGCTGTGTTGGCCGAATCACCGCGTGCGCGCATTGCGTTGCCACGTTTCACGCAGAGTGCCCTGGATGGCTATGCCGTGCGCAGCCGCGATGGCGAGCGGCCGCGCACGCTGGTCGGCACCGCTGCTGCGGGCGAACTCGCCAGCGCCGCCGTGGGGCCTGGCCAGGCCGTACGCATCCTTACCGGCGGCATGTTGCCGGAGGGCGCCGATAGCGTGGCTCGCCAGGAGATCGTGGATCGCGACGGCGAGGAGATCGCGTTGCGTGAGCCTGTGCGTGCCGGTGAGGGCGTGCGCTATGAAGGCGAAGAACTGGTCGAAGGCACGGTTATCGCGCACACGGGGCAGCGGGTGAACGCTGGCATCCTAGCGGCACTGGCGATGGCCGGCGTCGATAGCGTGGAAGTACACCGGCGGCCACGCGTGGCGGTACTCGTGACTGGCGACGAGGTGGTGCGCGCGGGTGAGGACCTGTTGCCAGCGAAGATCTACGACGCGAACGGGCCGCTGTTACGCGCCTGGTTCGTCGAGCATGGATACGGCGAGCCCGTCGTCGCGTACGTTCGTGACGATGAGGCCGCGCTCGAGGAAGCCATGAGCGCGGCGCTGGATAGCGCGGACCTGGTGGTCACCAGTGGTGGTGTTTCCGTGGGCGATCGCGATTTCGTGCCGCTCGTCGCCGACAGGCTGGGCGTGCGCAAGGTGTTCTGGAAAGTGGCACAGAAACCGGGCAAGCCGCTTTGGTTCGGCGTGCGCGAAGGGCGTGCGTTGCTGGGCATGCCAGGCAACCCCGCAGCCGTACTGGTCTGCCTGGCCGTGCATGCGCGGGCCGTGCTTGGCCATCTGGAGGGCGAGACGACGGCACAGCCCGAGTGGCGGCACGGTGTGCTCGATGGGGCTGTGGAGGCCGATGGCGAGCGCGACCGCCTGGTGCGCATGCGCCTGGATATGAGCGATGCCGTGGCACGGCTGGCGCTATTGCCGCGGCAGGATTCGCACATGCTCAGCAACCTGGCTTCGGCACACGCGCTGGTGTGGTTACCGTCGCGCGAAACATCATTCCAGCCCGGCGATAAGGTTGCCTGGCTAGCGCTGTAG
- the moaCB gene encoding bifunctional molybdenum cofactor biosynthesis protein MoaC/MoaB: MKDVSQKPDSKRVARATATLHAPAHCIALLRSGDTEKGDPLKTARVAGILAAKRTDELIPLCHPLPIHRADVAYELADTSVRVIAEVETIGPTGVEMEALTAASLAALTLYDMLKPYAEPDELHIEDCRLERKLGGKSHYRRTLTQPRSAAVLVLSDTVASGAKADTAGTYVRDALEAAGFSPIEYSVLPDDAHVLGSTLRTLRERKIELVITVGGTGLGPRDITVDTVKPMLDVEIPGIMEAARAFGQQRMPFAMLSRGVAGYAGDTLILTFPGSRGGASESLAATLPGLVHLLETGRGGGRHPGGYGEAH; the protein is encoded by the coding sequence ATGAAAGACGTCAGCCAGAAGCCGGATTCCAAGCGCGTTGCCCGCGCGACAGCCACGCTGCATGCGCCCGCCCACTGCATCGCCTTGCTACGGAGCGGCGACACCGAGAAAGGCGATCCGCTGAAAACGGCCCGTGTCGCCGGTATTCTCGCGGCCAAACGGACGGATGAGCTGATTCCGTTATGCCACCCGCTGCCAATCCATCGCGCGGATGTGGCGTATGAACTGGCGGATACCTCCGTGCGGGTCATTGCCGAGGTCGAAACCATCGGCCCCACGGGTGTGGAGATGGAGGCGCTGACTGCCGCGAGCCTTGCCGCGCTGACGCTTTACGACATGCTGAAACCGTATGCCGAGCCCGATGAGCTGCATATCGAGGATTGCCGCCTGGAGCGCAAGCTCGGCGGCAAATCCCATTACCGCCGCACACTGACGCAACCGCGCAGCGCCGCCGTGCTCGTGCTTTCCGATACCGTGGCCAGCGGTGCGAAGGCGGATACGGCAGGTACCTATGTGCGCGATGCGCTGGAGGCGGCCGGGTTCTCGCCCATCGAGTACAGCGTGCTCCCGGATGACGCGCACGTGCTGGGCAGCACCTTGCGTACCCTGCGCGAGCGGAAGATCGAACTGGTGATCACCGTGGGCGGCACCGGACTGGGCCCGCGCGATATCACGGTGGATACCGTAAAGCCGATGCTCGATGTCGAGATTCCAGGAATCATGGAAGCTGCGCGTGCGTTCGGCCAGCAGCGCATGCCCTTCGCGATGCTCTCGCGGGGCGTGGCTGGGTACGCGGGCGACACCCTGATCCTCACCTTCCCGGGCAGTCGCGGCGGTGCCAGTGAATCGCTGGCCGCGACGTTGCCCGGCCTGGTGCACCTGCTAGAGACCGGCCGCGGCGGTGGGCGGCACCCCGGCGGCTACGGCGAGGCGCACTGA
- a CDS encoding molybdenum cofactor biosynthesis protein MoaE, whose translation MAHAVLSHEPLTIEPLLELDRHPECGGLAMFVGTVRDHHEGRHVLHLAYTAHEPLAARVIRDVEEDTRRRFNVPYVRIVHRLGDLAIGDIAIACVVRAPHRAEAFEACRHAVDAVKHTAPIWKEEFYADGTSAFVEGCCIRDDLDGPEPTPHRHHSHASHG comes from the coding sequence ATGGCGCACGCCGTGCTTTCCCACGAACCGCTCACCATCGAGCCGCTGCTCGAACTGGACAGGCACCCGGAATGCGGTGGCCTGGCCATGTTCGTCGGCACCGTACGTGACCATCATGAAGGCCGCCATGTGTTGCACCTGGCTTATACGGCGCATGAACCGCTCGCCGCGCGGGTCATCCGCGATGTGGAAGAAGATACCCGCCGCCGCTTCAACGTGCCCTACGTGCGCATCGTGCACCGGCTGGGCGACCTGGCGATCGGTGATATCGCCATCGCGTGCGTGGTGCGTGCGCCACACCGCGCCGAGGCGTTCGAGGCCTGCCGCCACGCGGTCGATGCCGTCAAGCACACGGCGCCGATCTGGAAAGAAGAGTTCTACGCCGACGGCACCAGCGCGTTCGTCGAAGGGTGCTGCATCCGGGATGACCTGGATGGACCAGAGCCGACGCCGCACCGCCACCACTCCCACGCGAGCCACGGATGA
- a CDS encoding MoaD/ThiS family protein, with protein MIPITFELYANLERLAGTREYGMNAPTGVHTVGEALALLAAARPELAGSLERCACVSGDTIVRRADPLPADGRIALLPPVAGG; from the coding sequence ATGATCCCCATTACGTTTGAACTCTACGCCAACCTGGAACGGCTGGCCGGCACGCGCGAATACGGCATGAATGCCCCGACCGGGGTGCATACCGTTGGCGAGGCCCTGGCGCTGCTGGCGGCTGCGCGCCCGGAACTCGCCGGTTCGCTGGAACGGTGCGCGTGTGTTTCCGGCGACACCATCGTGCGCCGGGCCGATCCGTTGCCGGCAGATGGCCGTATCGCGCTGCTCCCACCCGTGGCCGGGGGTTGA
- the moaA gene encoding GTP 3',8-cyclase MoaA: protein MSPLIDSHGRTKRKLRISLTDRCNFRCTYCMPEQPDWLPRKSLLARGELVRLAGLFVDQGIDQIRLTGGEPLLRRDLVECVREIGALRERGLRRLSMTTNASRIAPVAATLVAAGIDDFNVSLDAVDATVFRQLTRREVAPVLDGIRALADAGASIKLNAVVMRGENDDQVVPLLEWAMAQGLPLRFIEYMPLDAPGHWRRDAVVSEAEMLAAIGAQHTVEALPRSSDPASPYRVDGHYPLGIISTVSHPFCASCDRLRITATGELFTCLFSPIGTPLGVQMREGADDETLSATVRRAVWLKDAGYASRPGPVERTVTMHAMGG, encoded by the coding sequence ATGTCCCCACTGATCGACAGCCACGGCCGTACCAAGCGCAAGTTGCGGATCTCCCTGACAGATCGCTGCAATTTCCGCTGTACGTACTGCATGCCGGAGCAGCCCGACTGGCTCCCGCGCAAGAGCCTCCTTGCGCGGGGCGAGCTCGTGCGCCTGGCCGGGCTGTTCGTCGACCAGGGAATCGACCAGATCCGCCTGACAGGGGGCGAGCCCCTGCTTCGTCGCGACCTGGTGGAGTGCGTTCGCGAGATCGGTGCGCTGCGTGAGCGAGGCCTGCGTCGTCTTTCCATGACCACCAATGCCTCGCGGATTGCGCCAGTGGCTGCCACGCTCGTCGCCGCGGGCATCGATGATTTCAACGTAAGCCTGGATGCCGTGGATGCCACTGTATTCCGCCAACTGACCCGGCGCGAGGTGGCACCGGTGCTGGATGGCATACGCGCCCTCGCCGATGCGGGGGCCTCCATCAAACTCAACGCCGTCGTCATGCGTGGCGAGAACGACGACCAGGTCGTGCCCCTGCTGGAATGGGCGATGGCCCAGGGCCTGCCCCTGCGCTTTATCGAGTACATGCCCCTGGATGCGCCCGGGCACTGGCGCCGCGACGCCGTGGTCAGTGAAGCCGAGATGCTCGCGGCGATCGGCGCACAGCACACGGTGGAGGCGTTGCCGCGCAGCAGCGATCCTGCATCCCCGTACCGGGTGGACGGGCATTATCCCCTGGGCATCATTTCCACCGTGTCGCATCCGTTTTGCGCCAGTTGCGATCGCTTGCGGATCACGGCCACGGGAGAACTGTTCACCTGCCTGTTCTCGCCGATCGGCACACCGCTGGGTGTGCAGATGCGCGAAGGCGCCGATGACGAAACGCTTTCGGCCACGGTGCGGCGGGCGGTGTGGTTGAAGGACGCCGGCTACGCATCACGCCCCGGCCCCGTCGAGCGAACGGTCACCATGCACGCGATGGGCGGCTGA
- a CDS encoding HU family DNA-binding protein, protein MMATTKKTAAKKAAAKAPAKAAKAPAALKPIKDPLSKSSLVSHIVEQSGVDSKSVKAVLASLEGAISASVHKKGAGTFTLPGLLKITSVAVAAKPKRKGKDPFTGEERWFAAKPASVKVKVRPLKKLKDAAA, encoded by the coding sequence ATCATGGCCACGACCAAAAAAACGGCGGCAAAGAAGGCCGCTGCCAAGGCTCCCGCCAAGGCTGCTAAGGCGCCTGCCGCGCTCAAGCCGATCAAGGATCCGCTGTCGAAGTCGTCGCTCGTCTCGCACATCGTCGAGCAGAGCGGTGTGGATTCGAAGAGCGTGAAGGCCGTCCTGGCCTCGCTCGAAGGCGCGATCAGCGCTTCGGTCCACAAGAAGGGCGCTGGCACGTTCACGCTGCCGGGCCTGCTGAAGATCACCTCCGTTGCCGTGGCTGCCAAGCCGAAGCGCAAGGGTAAGGATCCGTTCACCGGTGAAGAGCGCTGGTTCGCTGCCAAGCCCGCCTCGGTGAAGGTCAAGGTCCGTCCGCTCAAGAAGCTGAAGGACGCCGCCGCCTGA
- a CDS encoding BlaI/MecI/CopY family transcriptional regulator, giving the protein MAKKTIGDQELALLQYIEDAPKSSVAEVCAGYGEARGLARSTVLTMMERLRAKGFLSRRKAEGAYRYSVTGESGDVMSGAVARFVERTLQGSVSPFVAWMAERGQVSDNELAELEALVGQLQSQRKGR; this is encoded by the coding sequence ATGGCAAAGAAGACCATTGGCGACCAGGAACTCGCCTTGCTGCAATACATCGAGGATGCACCGAAAAGCTCGGTCGCCGAGGTGTGCGCAGGGTACGGCGAAGCACGCGGCCTCGCCCGCTCCACCGTGCTCACCATGATGGAACGGCTCCGCGCCAAGGGCTTCCTCAGCCGTCGTAAGGCCGAAGGCGCGTATCGCTACAGCGTTACCGGCGAATCGGGCGACGTCATGAGCGGCGCCGTTGCGCGCTTCGTCGAACGCACCCTGCAAGGCTCCGTATCCCCGTTCGTCGCATGGATGGCCGAGCGCGGCCAGGTCAGCGATAACGAACTGGCCGAACTCGAAGCACTCGTCGGCCAGCTGCAGTCGCAGCGAAAAGGGCGCTGA
- a CDS encoding M56 family metallopeptidase, with product MDALLDTLSSRLVAASLQTLLFAAFIWALCRLMPTLSAATRSWMWWLVGAQMLLGLCMPGSIDLPLLPASPDPVAATVGVHATTVTVDMPDVAPDSAGWWSWSTALLAAWAVLVAVQAAIGIARWYHLAGIVTRALPHDDVRLETLCAQRARAMGLRRSPRLAVSAEVDSPQVVGLWRPTILLPLDDTLGDDEREMALMHELAHVRRGDLVLGGIPALARTLFFFHPMAHVAVREYALCREAACDALAVDHGRLAPGSYGRLLLRLGVSPHPHHALPGASPTFRILKRRLDMLGQSQDARPRVATTVFVATLALAAALPWRVVAASQQVDAPMSIAAATPQADASARTAATPVAAAQPAPAAAPAPTAPAVAVIVDKGPRATAFVTHAGRATPATPAAPATPATPADPPAVAALAAAPLRSLPAPPPAPVPPPAPAAPAAPPAPMAGVHIHAVSTIEDHGPLSSRGTDGKDGYITIANEEGQWELRDPAYLARIRAIYADAFKATPPPPATDRKREIELDQRQAVLNEQMQKLAERRAALSVQQADPTHPTDREAYAAGNAAIGREQADIARQMAEIGRMRAEQGRTQAEWGRTQAEAGRKANEQVQAVIADARRNHKLTRIN from the coding sequence ATGGACGCCCTTCTCGACACGCTATCCAGCCGGCTCGTGGCCGCATCCCTGCAAACGCTTCTGTTCGCCGCGTTTATCTGGGCGCTCTGCCGCCTGATGCCCACGCTCAGCGCCGCCACCCGTTCGTGGATGTGGTGGCTGGTCGGCGCGCAAATGCTGCTGGGCCTGTGCATGCCAGGCAGCATCGACTTGCCCTTGCTTCCTGCATCCCCGGATCCGGTCGCGGCCACCGTCGGCGTACATGCCACCACCGTGACGGTGGACATGCCGGATGTGGCGCCCGATTCAGCAGGATGGTGGTCATGGAGCACGGCGCTGCTGGCCGCGTGGGCGGTGCTTGTCGCCGTGCAGGCCGCCATCGGCATCGCTCGCTGGTACCACCTGGCCGGCATCGTGACCCGGGCGTTGCCGCACGACGATGTACGCCTGGAAACGCTCTGCGCCCAGCGTGCACGGGCCATGGGGCTGCGCCGCTCGCCGCGCCTTGCCGTCTCCGCCGAGGTCGATTCGCCGCAGGTGGTGGGCCTCTGGCGCCCAACGATCCTGCTGCCGCTTGACGACACCCTTGGCGACGACGAGCGCGAAATGGCGCTCATGCACGAACTGGCCCACGTACGCCGCGGCGACCTGGTGCTTGGCGGCATCCCTGCCCTCGCCCGCACGCTGTTCTTCTTCCACCCCATGGCCCACGTCGCGGTTCGCGAATACGCCCTGTGCCGTGAGGCCGCCTGCGATGCACTCGCGGTCGATCATGGCCGCCTCGCTCCCGGTAGCTATGGGCGCCTGCTACTTCGCCTTGGTGTGTCGCCTCACCCGCACCATGCCCTGCCCGGTGCATCCCCCACCTTCCGCATCCTGAAAAGGAGACTCGACATGCTTGGTCAATCGCAGGACGCGCGGCCGCGCGTCGCCACCACGGTTTTCGTCGCCACGCTTGCCCTTGCCGCTGCGCTGCCGTGGCGCGTGGTCGCGGCATCGCAGCAGGTTGACGCCCCCATGAGCATCGCTGCGGCCACGCCTCAAGCCGATGCATCGGCGCGCACCGCAGCTACGCCAGTAGCGGCCGCACAACCAGCGCCCGCCGCAGCCCCGGCGCCGACCGCACCCGCGGTAGCCGTCATCGTCGACAAAGGGCCGCGAGCCACCGCGTTCGTGACGCATGCGGGGCGCGCAACACCTGCAACGCCGGCCGCGCCGGCAACGCCCGCCACGCCCGCCGATCCGCCCGCTGTGGCAGCGCTCGCTGCGGCCCCGCTGCGCAGCCTTCCCGCGCCACCGCCCGCACCGGTGCCGCCGCCCGCACCGGCGGCACCAGCGGCACCGCCCGCGCCGATGGCTGGCGTCCACATCCATGCCGTCTCGACCATTGAAGACCACGGGCCGCTAAGCTCACGCGGCACCGATGGCAAGGATGGCTACATCACGATTGCGAACGAAGAGGGCCAATGGGAACTGCGGGATCCGGCCTACCTCGCTCGCATCCGCGCTATTTATGCGGATGCGTTCAAAGCGACCCCGCCGCCGCCGGCCACCGATCGCAAGCGTGAGATCGAACTCGACCAGCGCCAGGCCGTGTTGAACGAACAGATGCAGAAACTGGCCGAACGCCGGGCCGCGCTCTCCGTTCAGCAGGCTGACCCCACTCATCCGACCGACCGCGAAGCTTACGCCGCGGGCAACGCCGCGATCGGCCGCGAGCAGGCGGATATTGCACGGCAGATGGCGGAGATCGGCCGCATGCGTGCCGAGCAGGGCCGTACCCAGGCCGAATGGGGCCGGACGCAGGCCGAGGCAGGCCGCAAGGCCAATGAACAGGTGCAAGCCGTCATTGCCGATGCGCGCCGCAACCACAAGCTGACCCGCATCAACTGA
- a CDS encoding HAD-IA family hydrolase, which translates to MRLQPGLAIDAQALLFDMDGTLIDSRVVVEKIWKRWCDEVGLDWHFVLPRLHGVRMYDSIKEFAPMAGQDIDTVYERLYREEVEDVDGIVPIPGAIDLLAALPADRWTIVTSADTVLAKARLAAAGITPPPRMVTGEVVTNGKPDPEAYLLGAERMGAAPAHCLVFEDAKAGIDAGLGAGARVLAIAGDHPTEVPPGVEWITDLTSLRYDGIHGNQVRLLCV; encoded by the coding sequence ATGCGGCTTCAACCCGGCCTGGCCATCGACGCCCAGGCCCTGCTCTTCGACATGGACGGCACGCTGATCGATTCGCGCGTCGTCGTCGAGAAAATCTGGAAGCGCTGGTGCGATGAAGTGGGCCTGGACTGGCACTTCGTGCTGCCGAGGCTGCATGGCGTACGCATGTACGATTCCATCAAGGAATTCGCGCCAATGGCCGGCCAGGACATCGACACCGTCTACGAGCGCCTGTATCGCGAAGAAGTCGAGGACGTCGACGGCATCGTGCCTATCCCCGGTGCCATCGACCTGCTCGCCGCCCTCCCCGCCGACCGGTGGACCATCGTGACCTCGGCGGACACCGTGTTGGCGAAGGCGCGCCTGGCCGCGGCTGGCATCACGCCACCGCCGCGCATGGTCACCGGTGAAGTCGTCACGAACGGCAAGCCGGACCCGGAAGCGTACCTGCTGGGTGCGGAGCGCATGGGCGCCGCGCCCGCGCATTGCCTGGTGTTCGAAGATGCCAAGGCCGGCATCGATGCCGGGCTGGGCGCGGGGGCACGCGTGCTGGCGATCGCCGGCGATCATCCCACCGAGGTACCACCTGGCGTCGAATGGATCACCGACCTGACATCGCTGCGCTACGACGGCATCCATGGCAACCAGGTGCGCCTGCTATGCGTCTGA